In Nycticebus coucang isolate mNycCou1 chromosome 9, mNycCou1.pri, whole genome shotgun sequence, the following are encoded in one genomic region:
- the IL17A gene encoding interleukin-17A, which translates to MMPGKTSLMFQSLLLLLSLLAITKVGIAIPQNPGCPNTEDKNFPKMVNVNLNIVNRKLNSRRASDYHNRSTSPWNLHRNEDPERYPSVIWEAKCRHLGCVNAEGSVDYHMNSVPIQQEILVLRREPKHCPRSFQLEKILVDVGCTCVTPIVRHLA; encoded by the exons ATGATGCCTGGGAAGACTTCCCTGATG TTCCagtcactgctgctgctgctcagtCTGCTGGCTATAACGAAGGTAGGAATAGCAATCCCACAAAATCCAGGATGCCCAAATACTGAAGACAAGAACTTCCCAAAGATGGTGAATGTCAATCTGAACATCGTTAACCGGAAACTGAATTCCAGAAGGGCCTCAGATTACCACAACCGATCCACTTCACCTTGGAATCTCCA CCGCAATGAGGACCCTGAGAGATATCCCTCAGTGATCTGGGAAGCCAAGTGTCGCCACTTGGGCTGCGTGAATGCAGAAGGGAGTGTGGACTACCACATGAACTCTGTCCCCATCCAGCAGGAGATCCTGGTCCTACGAAGGGAGCCTAAGCACTGCCCCCGCTCCTTCCAGCTGGAGAAGATACTGGTGGATGTGGGCTGCACCTGTGTCACCCCCATCGTCCGCCACTTGGCCTAA